One Triticum dicoccoides isolate Atlit2015 ecotype Zavitan chromosome 3B, WEW_v2.0, whole genome shotgun sequence genomic window, ccaaaggcgctttactccccggcaacggcgccagaaaagagtcttgatgacccacaagtataggggatatatcgtagtcctttcgataagtaagagtgtcgaacccaacaaggagcagaaggaaatgacaaaaggcggtttttagtaaggtgttctctgcaagcactgaaattgtaggtaatagatagttttgtgataagataatttgtaacgggtaacaagcaatgaaagtaaataaggtgcaacaaggtggcccaatcctttttgtagcaaaggacaagcctggacgatttcttataatgagaaaagcgctcccgaggacacatgggaattatcgtcaagctagtttcatcacactcatatgattcgcgttcggtactttgataatttgatatgtgggtggaccggtgcttgggtactgcccttacttggacaagcatcccacttatgattaacccctattgcaagcatccacaactgcaaaagaagtattaaggtaaacctaaccatagcatgaaatatatggatccaaatcagccccttacgaagcaacgcataaactagggtttaaccttctgtcactctagcaacccatcatctacttattacttcccaatgccttcctctaggcccaaataatggtgaagtgtcatgtagtcgacgttcacataacaccactagaggagagacaacatacatctcatcaaaatattgaacgaatatcaaattcacatgactactaatagcaagacttcacccatgtccccgggaacaaacggaactacttacaaagcatattcatgttcataattagaggagtattaatgtgcataaaggatctgaacatatgatcttccaccaagtaaaccaattagcatcaactacaaggagtaatcaacactactagcaacccacaggtaccaatttgtggttttgatacaagattggatacaaaagatgaactagggtttggagaggatatggtgctggtgaagatgttgatggagattgaccccctcccgatgagaggatcgttggtgatgatcatggtgatgatttccccctcccggagggaagtttccccggcagaacaactctgccggagccctagattggttccgccaaggttccgcctcgtggcggcggagtttcgtcccgtgagcttccttatgattttttccagggtaaaagacctcatatagcagaagatgggcaccgaagggccaccaggggggccaggagacagagggcgcgcccagtagggggggcgcccccaccctcctgaccagggtgtgggcccccacaggtattttctttgctcataatttcttattaaatccaaaagtaactttcgtggagttacgggacttttggagctgtgcagaataggtttccaatatttgctccttttccaggcaGAATCCCAGctcccggcattccccctcttcatggtaaaccttgtaaaataagagagaatagccataagtattatgacataacgtgtaataacagcccataatgcaataaatattgatataaaagcatgatgcaaaatggacgtatcagccggcTCCGCTGCAGGTCTGCCTcgcctccggtggccctaggggcaTGGAGGCGAGGTGGATCCTAGCAAGGGCCGGCGAGAGGGCTCCGTTGTTAGTCGTTCCTTTcagatttgttagggtttgtgtcctgttcaggaagacgaggcggcggcggcttcctgaagatggaataaaggtctcctcgcctagcccccgttctagttgtgcgtctagcatcgttggtgggcgtgtggaggtgtgtctccgaggGATCTATCCTCGGTGGATCTGCTCGGATCTGATTATTTTTTGTCTATGTTTGTGTGTCTTCggattggatcctttcgatctacgttatccttcatcggcggcggttgctattctggtgcgccagtcctatggggccttagcacggcgacttcccgactgtctactacaacaagttgtgccccactccggcgagggaggggcgatgacagcggcgcgccttcggctcgcttcagtgcttgtagtcgtcgttaggtggtctacggacctggatgtaatttttattatttctggtgttcattatactgccatgattgaagataaatagatcggaagtttttcgcaaaaaaaaaaagaataccGTGTATATCCCTCGGAAAAAAGAATACCATGAGATGAAAACGGTATTGAGTAGCTTAGAACAAATTAATGCCcttatcatcatcaccatcatggcCATTATTATTTGAAGATATTAGTATCTTCTTTGTGTCGGTTGTGCTTGTACTACGTCACGAATCACATGGCTGATTGCCTCGTCTGGAGCCGAAGAAGTCAACGAATCAGACAAGTGTGACTAGGCTGCATCCGGCTGCCATTTGTAGGCACGTTTAGGCCCTGGGAGAAACAAGAGAATCCCCGGGAAATCCAATTCTTTGAAAGGCTTCATTTATTTAATAAATAAACTAAATTCATTCCAACTCAAACATAGAGATAAACTAAATTTATGCCGAACGGCGCAGCGGATCGATGGCAACTTTGCAAAAACAAAACATCAACCCAAACATGCTGCAAATGTTTTCCGCGAATCCAATGACATCACTCCTAGTACAATATAAGTTCGTTGGTTCCCTCCTCCGTTCATGCGTTCCAAGCGGTGCCTTTTTTTACGCGCTGAAACTCCGGCCGGATTACCCAAATCATTAGGGCGAAACAATTGCATGACAAATGGCCCTAAAACCACACGCTGCGTGTTGCTCAAATCTTTGTCTCCTTCGTGTACACTTTACAGCGACGAGTCATCCGCGCTGGAATAAATAGTTTGCACAGACAAAGAAGAGGAAATACACGTATGATGGTATGATGAGATGGGCACATCAGGAGGACGACGACACGAGATCAGATCAGAGACGCGCAACCACTGGGAATGGACACGACAGAGACGGACTGCCCTGCGGTCCTGAATGGCattttagagcatcttcaacacgCGCACAAAAAGAACTCTACGCATTAAAAGTTTGTTTTTTTGGGCGCCGGACTGCTCCAGCAGAAGCTGTAGCGCTAAAAAAATTTAGGCGCGCACTGAAAAACACTATCGCGCGCAATATATTTGGGGTGCCGGATTGCGTGTGCTTCACAATTTGCACTGCCTGCTTTTTAGTCGCGCGTTTTTGGGCACCTGCTAAACCAAAGTTGGTCCCAGGGCTTTAAAAACGCCACAGTGACGTGCTATAACGTTTATTGGGCGCGGGATTTTTGTgcgactgttggagatgctcttacaatcAGGGCTTCGAGAGCGACCAAGAGCACCTGGTCCCATGTTGCTTTCAATAAAAGTTTATAGTATGTACATGACCAAACATGCCAAGCACACGAAACCACGCCCAACCAACCCAAGCTAAATATATAAACCAAATACATACACATATATGCTATTGGCGTCTACTCccgccgttcctaaatacaagtcttttgtagagatttcactatggtccACATATGATGCACATAGATGCATTTTAGAatataaattcactcattttgctccgtatatagtccatagttaaatctctataaagacttgtatttaggaacagagggagtagtcctCTGAGCTTTCTTTAGAGTCTATATAAGCTTTCTTTAGAAGATGGCGGGCAGGATCCATGAGTGCATTGCGCGCCAAGGTAGCAGCACTCACACTGATAATCTATGCATTGGCAAGAGAATGTCTGATGGCGACTGTTTCATTGCTGGTTGCAGAAAAGGTCATATTTGCATTCCTTCCTGAttatacacacatacatacatatcaATGGACGATCTTGTTCAGAACAAGTCGAATAAACAATGCAAATTTGGATGGGAGGACATCTGCAGCAAAATGGGCAGGCAGGTTGCGGTTTCAGCCGGACACCCCCGGCGCTCCTTATTCCAGCGACCGGCCTAGAGCtttgccggcgaggaggaggacggttataTACAATGGACAGAGCACAACCTTCTAAGTATGTACATGTCGTCAAGGCGGTGCGGCGGGTTTACGCGGTCAATGTCCTCAGGGGAGGGTAGTCAGTCTTGAGAAACCGCGAGTATTCCTTCTGCGTCATCTGCCCGCCGTTTACTTGGTCAAAGATGCACCTGTAGAAGCTGGAAATGACAAAAGTCGACCTAGTTAGTGTGAGAGTTTCAACAAATACAAGAGCAAGATGCTAGCACAGTGACTTGCTactttttttttcgagaaaacgcaaaagaGTTTGCGTTTCATTGCATTGAACAGGAAGACATCGGGGGTACAACCTCCAGGAAGGAgggacactcacacacacacacacacacacacacacacacacacacacacacacacacacgaccgTCCTCACCAAGCGACTACAACTAGGTAAGGAGGTGCCCTCAACTACAACACACAACGACATTAGGCCTCGCCCAGCCAGACCTCCAGCCAAAGATGGCGAGGCGCAGAGACTCGGAGCAACAGGGCAGCATCACCGCCATTGCAAGACACCACCAGGGACGATTGCAGCTCTTGCCAGACCAACGTACCACACACCCATGTGCCTAGGAGTCAGCGGGTGAAAGGCAGGGCCTGACAGGAACTGGGGAGCGCCGGCGCTGGCATACGTTGCGACCTGCTCCCTGTGCAGCCGTCGACACCAGAGCGATGCATCACCAGCCACCATCTGCCGCATCAAACTCCGCATGCAGCCAAAGCAGCGCCATCAAGAGGGTAACGGCGTAGAGACGCCGCCGCTGCCCAGTCCGGGAGGCCGGACCTACGATTTCTCCCGGTGCTCTAGGAGGAGGCCCGGTCAGGGTCATGCCAACGCCTCCAAGGAGGTGACGGCGCCCTCGGGCGTCGCCGTTGACAGCGCAGGCTATCGCCGCGCGGGGATTTCGCCCCGACCCATGAGCAAGGACCTCAGATGCAGATTCAGACTGGACATGGCAGAGAACGCCGGAGAAGACAGACACACATGGAGGAGGGAAGCCTAGGAACGTCGACAGTCGCAGAAGTGGGCACCGGCCAGCACAGCGCCAGCAGGCCGGCCACCGCCGGGAGCGCGTCCAGCAGGCGACAGCAGTCACCTGCACCGCGCCGCCGCTGCGCCagcccgcagcctccgccaccaggATCCGCCGGGGCACAGCATCGCAGCAACCGTCGGAGTTGCCGCGCGCGTGCTCACCAACCCAGCAGCGACCACTGGCGGCGGCCGGGAGGggtgggaggagggagaagggtGAGCAGGGGCAGAGTGGTTGACGCGGGCCAGTacgggcccgcgcggcccagatctgGGCGCCTGCAGCTCTGCCGCTCGCCGCAGCGGCCAGCCGTCGCCAGGCAGCTCCACCGCGCCATCTCGACCACCCCTGCGCGCAGACCGCCGTCCGCTGCGCCACCGCACGCTCCCGCCGCTCCAGCGCGCCCAACACCTGCGCGCGAGCACGCGAacaagggccccgccgccgccgtccaccggCGTGGGCTTCGCCCGCCGGcatcctccggcggcggcgaggggagggaggggagggagggggcttgggtggcggctagggtttcgccaCCCGAGTCGCTCCTGGAGCGacgcgggggcctggagccctcttCCCGTGACTTGCTACTTGCTAGAGAAGAAGAAAAATCTCCTCAGGCAACTACTACTGAAACAGCTTTAGCCTGTAACAAGAACGCTCATTGTTTTTCTACCGACTGGTGTAATTTTCTGTAGCTAAATATTAAACGATTGATCGGACATTCAGAAGTGAAAATCGAACGTATACTGACAGCAAAGGCTAACtgaattatatactccctccgtcccaaaattcttgtcttagatttgtctagatacggatgtatctaacactaaaacgtaactagatacatccgtatttggacaaatccaagacaagaattttgggacggagggagtatgttctaCAGGACTACAGGTATATGGCAAACAAGAAACACCATACATGTATGTATACATTTGCTGAAATGATAAATCTTGCAATAAATGTTTAACCAATCGAGGTGACTGATGAGTACCTGCCATCCAGGCCAACCATCATTACAGTGTTTTGAGCGCCGAAAGCTACGATGTAACGTGTGACTTCCGGTAAATGGAACTGAGCAAATGACCACTCTGAGCTGAAGTACTTCGGCAGAATCCCTAGAGAAATGAAGCAAAGGATATGTTAATGCCTTGACTAACTGAATTCTCTGGGATGCCAACCCATTATTCTGAACATGCATACAAACTGATCCAACTGGTTATGAAGAGAATCACGAGTACATAACAAATGATAAGTGAAACATGTGATCCTGGCCCCTTGCTGCTAGAATTGGGCTTTGTTTAATTTATTTTTTCTCTCATAGCAATAGCAGAGCAGCAGTTTGCCTGTTTAATGTCTTGAGATCACTACTTAGTAAACATCATTTTACGAAATTGACAATTATGTTAATTATTCTATCTTGAGCTAACTTTTCCGCATTAACTAGACTATTCATCACATTCATTCATAAGCAGCATGCAAAATTGCAGAATATTGTGCATCCATTAGTCCTCTGTGAATTGCTAATTGTAATGAGCATTAGGCAAATGGAGTACACCATATGTAAGTTTTTGTTAAATTAGCCCTTCATTATGCCAAAAGCTACACAGAACTCTCAAGACCAGATGAGCAATCAAATAGTGTGAGCAGAAGTGCCATTCTAACCTTTCATGAAAGACAGTGATGAGCTTGCATTGGATCCGGTGTTTGTTTGTATAAGAGGATCCATAGAGGTAGAAGAATTCTGGTGATCCATCCGTGGAGCTTCAAGGGTACGCTGATCATTACTTGAATCTTCACCCGCAACCCTGACTTTTAGACTGAATATATGAACCGTTCCTTTGTCGCTGGACACTGCCAACCATTGCACATTTGGTGACAGTGCAATGCTGTATATCTCGGCTTTATCAAGACCTCTGCGCACCTGCATACCATTTAAACATAAAGATAGTTACATGCCCATGCTAACCATCAACAAATTACATATACTACAGAAAGACTTGTGGAGACAGCTAAAAGAAGACCTGTGAGGTATGGAGATAAATATGTCTGCTATTTATTTGCAAAAGGATGGGATATCATCAAAGTGAGATTGAAATATTACTCACCTCCTGCAGGCGTGTGCCATCCATTGTGTTAAATATTCTGATTAGAGTACCCTTCATACTAGCCGTTGCCAGCAAGAGACCATCCATGGTCAAggccatgcaagaaatgtgtgaaTCATGGGCTGTAATCATCTTTGTCACCTTTAGCCCAAAATGCTCTACCCGAACATTTCCCTGACTGAGCCCAGGACAGGCCAGCACTGAAGTATTGGAATGATGAGAGAGACAGCACAGTCCTTTAGGATTTGGCAGGGTCTCTATCTGATGGAGCATCTTCAAATCCGTAAAGTTATAAACATATATCTTTGTCTCAAGGACAATCACAATGTTATCTTTCCCCAATTTTACAGCCCGGACATCAGAGCGGAAGGTAAACTCCCCAATACAACGGCTCTGGTGATCATCCCAGATCATCACCTTGTTGGGCGGATAATGCATATTGGAGCCGCCACCTACAAGAGCAAGGATGTTGCAGCGGAACAGCATCTCAACTATCCCAAACCCACCACTCTTCAGATCCCTCCTGAAAGTCTCCTTAAAAGGGTCGCAGTTAAAGATTCTAAAGCCATTACTTGTGCCAGCAGCGAAGCAACCACAATCCTGATTCCAAGAAACCGACAACAGCCTAACCTCCTGATCATCGCTGCTACCTGCCTCAGCCTTGCTCATAGGTACCGACAGTGGCCATGTGTGAGGGGACTCGTACGTCATAATTTTCTCTGGGGGATGTAAACCCCGCGATGTGGAGACTTGTGAGCTCATATACAAGCCAGACACACCAAACGAATCGATTCCAAATGCAACTACGCCAAAGGTTGTCGATGTgtaagcaacaacaacaacacacacaaGTTAAGTTTTCAGAGATCCTGCAACAAAGATGAAAGATCAGCAGAAGGCAACTAAAACAAAAACATCTTGCACTGAATGTAGTGAACAAACCATTCAAACTACCTTCCAAACAAAAACAGTAATCATTCAAACAAGTGATACAGATCTAGGTACAATGTCAGCATTTAACACTGTCGAGGATGTGAATATGtacttgtctcaacatagccggtcccaagcccgggtaaaggaggagggttgtgataggcttggcgagccaacgtaaaaactcagcaactcttatggagatgaaacccaaaagattttcgttggggcgtaaccctctcagcgacgcgccacatcggaacccgggtgtggtggaaaatgggcaagggccgggccgtcaccccccaagtggcgcgccgtatcttgatccggatacgatggcaagtgagcgaggatcgggtcgtcgcatccttagtggcgtgctacatcggcgcccggatgtagtggaaaatgagcaagggtcttcgcatttgactcgacgagtgcgaagggtaaggaagctagccgagcctaggaggattcgcttaggtagctggaacgtagggtctctgacaaggaagcttcgggagctagttgatgcagcagtgaggagaggtgttgatatcctttgcgtccaagaaaccaaatggagaggacagaaggcgaaggaggtggaggataccggcttcaagctgtggtacacggggacggctgcaaacagaaatggcgtaggcatcttgatcaacaagagcctcaagtatggagtggtagacgtcaggagacgtggggaccggattatcctggtcaagctggtagctgaggacttggttctcaatgttatcagcgcatatgccccgcaagtaggccacaatgagaacaccaagagggagttctggaaaggcttggaagacatggttaggagtgtaccgattggtgagaagctcttcataggaggagacctcaatggccacgtgggtacatctaacacaggttttgaaggggcgcatgggggctttggctatggcatcaggaatcaagaaggagaagatgtcttaagctttgctctagcctacaacatgattgtagctaacaccctctttagaaagagagaatcacatctggtgacttttagtagtggccaacactctagccagattgatttcatcctctcgagaagagaagataggcgtgcgtgcctagactgtaaggtgatacctggggagagtgttgtaccccagcataagctggtggttgctgacttccgctttcggattcgtgtccagcgggataagcgtgccaatgtcgctagaacgaagtggtggaagctcaagggggaggtagctcaggtgttcaaggagagggtatttaaggccttgggaggaaggaggggatgcggacaatgtgtggatgaagatggcgacttgcattcgtaaggtggcctcggaggagtttggagtgtccaggggaaggagaagcgaagataaggatacctggtggtggaatgatgatgtccagaaggcgcttaaagagaagaaagattgcttcagacgcctatacctggataggagtgcagacaacatagagaagtacaagatggcgaagaaggccgcaagctgttggtgaagcaaggggtcgggcatatgaggacctctaccaacgattaggcacgaaggaaggtgaaagggacatctataagatggctaagatccgggagaggaagacgagggatattggccaagtcaaatgcatcaaggacggagcaggccaactcttggtgaagggcgaagagattaagcatagatggcgggagtacttcgacaagctgttcaatggggagaatgagagttctaccattgaactgaatgactcctttgatgagaccacctttgatgagaccaacatgcgttttgtgcggcgcatccaggagtctgaggtgacggaggctttaaaaaggatgaaaggaggcaaggcgatgggccctgattgtatccccattgaggtgtggaaaggtctcggggacatagcgatagtatggctaaccaagcttttcaacctcatttttcgggcaaacaagatgccagaagaatggagacggagtatattagtaccaaccttcaagaacaagggggatgttcagagttgtactaattaccgtggaattaagctgatgagccatacaatgaagctatgggagagagtcattgagcaccgcttaagaagaatgacaagcgtgaccaaaaatcagtttggtttcatgcctgggaggtcgaccatggaagccattttcttggtacgacaacttatggagagatatagggagcataagaaggacttgcatatggtgttcattgacttggagaaggcctatgataagataccgcggaatgtcatgtggtgggccttggagaaacacaaagtcccagcaaagtacattaccctcatcaaggacatgtacaataatgttgtgacaagtgttcgaacaagtgatgtcgacactgatgacttcccgattaagataggactgcatcaggggtcagctttgagcccttatctttttgcattggtgatggatgaggtcacaaggggtatacaaggagatatcccatggtgtatgctctttgcggatgatgtggtgctagttgacgatagtcggacgggggtaaataggaagttaagagttatggagacaaaccttggaatcgaaagggtttaggcttagtagaactaaaaccgagtacatgatgtgcggtttcagtactactagctgtgaggaggaggaggttagccttgatggccaggtggtacctcggaaggacacctttcggtatttggggtcaatgttgcaggaggatgggggtattgatgaagatgtgaaccatcgaatcaaagccggatggatgaagtggcgccaagcttctggcattctctgtgacaagagagtgccacaaaagctaaaaggcaagttctacaggacggcggttcgacccgcaatgttgtatggcgcggagtgttggccgactaaaaggcgacatgttcaacagttaggtgtggcggagatgcgtatgttgagatggatgtgtggccacacgaggaaggatcgagtccggaatgatgatatacgagatagagttggggtagcaccaattgaggagaagcttgtccaacatcgtttgagatggtttgggcatattcagcgcaggcctccagaagctccagtgcatagcggacggctaaagcgtgcggagaatgtcaagagagggcggggtcgaccgattttgacatgggaggagtccgttaagagagacctgaaggattggagtatcgacaaagagctagctatggacaggggtgcgtggaagcttgctatccatgtgccagagccatgagttggttgcgagatcttatgggtttcacctctagcctaccccaacttgtttgggactaaaggctttgttgttgttgttgaggatGTGAATATGTACGACAGTCTCATATTATCCTGGGATTATCTAGGGGTGTCACACACTGAACCAT contains:
- the LOC119274941 gene encoding autophagy-related protein 18d-like, coding for MSSQVSTSRGLHPPEKIMTYESPHTWPLSVPMSKAEAGSSDDQEVRLLSVSWNQDCGCFAAGTSNGFRIFNCDPFKETFRRDLKSGGFGIVEMLFRCNILALVGGGSNMHYPPNKVMIWDDHQSRCIGEFTFRSDVRAVKLGKDNIVIVLETKIYVYNFTDLKMLHQIETLPNPKGLCCLSHHSNTSVLACPGLSQGNVRVEHFGLKVTKMITAHDSHISCMALTMDGLLLATASMKGTLIRIFNTMDGTRLQEVRRGLDKAEIYSIALSPNVQWLAVSSDKGTVHIFSLKVRVAGEDSSNDQRTLEAPRMDHQNSSTSMDPLIQTNTGSNASSSLSFMKGILPKYFSSEWSFAQFHLPEVTRYIVAFGAQNTVMMVGLDGSFYRCIFDQVNGGQMTQKEYSRFLKTDYPPLRTLTA